Below is a window of Streptomyces spongiicola DNA.
ATGGTCACCCACTCCGGAGACGGCGACACCTTCTGGGACATCGTCCAGAACGGCGCCCGGCAGGCGGCGGCCAAGGACAACATCGACTTCCTGTACGCCCACAGCGACGAGGCCCAGCAGCAGTCCCAGCTCGTCCAGACGTACATCGACCAGAAGGTCGACGGCCTGATCGTCACGCTCGCCAAGCCCGAGGCGATGAAGGACGTCGTCGCCAGGGCCACCCGGGCCGGTATCCCGGTGATCACCGTCAACTCCGGCTCGGCCGAGTCGAAGGCGTACGGCGCGCTGACCCACATCGGCCAGGACGAGACCGTCGCAGGCGAGGCCGTCGGCGACGAGCTCGACCGGCGCGGGCGGAAGAAGGCCCTGTGCGTCCTGCACGAGCAGGGCAACGTGGGCCATGAGCAGCGCTGCTCCGGGGCGGCGAAGACCTTCGGCGGCGATCTGCGGAACCTGTACGTCGACGGCACCAACATGCCCGACGTCCGGGCGTCGATCGAGGCCAAGCTCCAGACCGACCCGTCCATCGACGCGGTCGTCACCCTGGGCGCCCCGTTCGCCGACGCCGCCGTGCAGGCCAAGCGGACCGCGGGCAGCGGGGCCGAGATCGACACCTTCGACCTCAACGCGAAGGTCGCCGCCGGGCTCAGGGCCGGTGATCTCGGCTTCGCCGTCGACCAGCAGCCGTACCTCCAGGGCTACGAGGCGGTGGACCTGCTGTGGCTCTACCGCTACAACGCCGATGTGCTGGGCGGCGGGCGGCCCGTCCTCACCGGCCCGCAGATCATCACCGGGAAGGACGCCGCCGAACTGCAGGAGTACACCGAGCGGGGGACCCGATGACCGCGACCGCACCACCGGCCGGCGGCCGGACCGGCCCCCCGGACGAGCGGCTGCTGCACACCTCGTCGTGGAGGAAGCTGCTCGGGCGCCCCGAACTGGGCTCGGTCGTCGGCGCGGTGGCCGTGTTCCTCTTCTTCTCGGTCGTCGCCGACACCTTCCTGCGCGCGTCCAGCATGAGCACCGTGCTGTACGCGGCCTCCACCATCGGCATCATGGCCGTGCCCGTCGCCCTGCTGATGATCGGCGGGGAGTTCGACCTGTCGGCCGGTGTGCTGGTGACCAGTTCCGCGCTGGTCTCCTCGATGTTCAGCTACCAGATGACGGCGAACGTGTGGGTCGGCGCGCTGGTGTCGCTCCTGGTCACGCTCGCGATCGGCGCCTTCAACGGCGTGATGCT
It encodes the following:
- a CDS encoding sugar ABC transporter substrate-binding protein codes for the protein MARVRTGVRAIGAVLAVVLGASLAGCSATGGKRAEDARRAAEAQGRAAVDTPRWTFAMVTHSGDGDTFWDIVQNGARQAAAKDNIDFLYAHSDEAQQQSQLVQTYIDQKVDGLIVTLAKPEAMKDVVARATRAGIPVITVNSGSAESKAYGALTHIGQDETVAGEAVGDELDRRGRKKALCVLHEQGNVGHEQRCSGAAKTFGGDLRNLYVDGTNMPDVRASIEAKLQTDPSIDAVVTLGAPFADAAVQAKRTAGSGAEIDTFDLNAKVAAGLRAGDLGFAVDQQPYLQGYEAVDLLWLYRYNADVLGGGRPVLTGPQIITGKDAAELQEYTERGTR